One window from the genome of Streptomyces sp. NBC_01476 encodes:
- a CDS encoding M48 metallopeptidase family protein: MEVRRSARRSRTVSAYRDGDRTVVLIPARMSAAEEKRWVAVMLEKLAAQESRRMPGDDELAARAERLSEQHLNGRAVPDTVRWVTNQNSRWGSCTPAEGSIRLSHRLRGMPEYVIDYVLLHELAHLLVPGHGPRFWKLLESYPRTERARGYLEGVDAVDRLPTTDQDPVRPAHPEGFRPSLPSRTSNPQRNADKGRGE, from the coding sequence GTGGAGGTGCGCCGCAGCGCCCGTCGCAGCCGCACGGTCTCCGCGTACCGCGACGGTGACCGCACCGTCGTCCTGATCCCGGCCCGGATGTCCGCGGCCGAGGAGAAGCGCTGGGTGGCGGTGATGCTGGAGAAACTGGCCGCTCAGGAGAGCCGCCGGATGCCCGGCGACGACGAGCTGGCCGCCCGGGCCGAGCGGCTGTCCGAGCAGCATCTGAACGGCCGGGCCGTGCCGGACACCGTCCGCTGGGTCACCAACCAGAACTCCCGCTGGGGCTCCTGCACCCCCGCGGAGGGCAGTATCCGCCTCTCGCACCGGCTGCGCGGCATGCCTGAGTACGTCATCGACTACGTCCTCCTGCACGAACTGGCGCACCTGCTCGTGCCCGGACACGGCCCCCGGTTCTGGAAGCTGCTGGAGAGCTATCCGCGCACCGAGCGGGCCCGCGGCTATCTGGAGGGTGTCGACGCCGTCGACCGGCTGCCCACCACGGACCAGGACCCGGTGCGGCCGGCGCATCCGGAGGGCTTCCGGCCGTCCCTTCCGTCCCGTACGTCCAACCCGCAGCGGAACGCGGACAAGGGGCGCGGCGAATAG
- a CDS encoding ABC1 kinase family protein — protein sequence MSDLPRKAVTRTAKLAALPLGFAGRATLGLGKRLGGRPADEVATELQERTADQLFKVLGELKGGAMKFGQALSVFEAALPEDVASPYRAALTKLQEAAPPLPARSVHRVLAERLGKDWRSLFTEFEDAPAAAASIGQVHRAVWKDGRQVAVKVQYPGAGEALLSDLAQLGRVARLFGPLIPGMDVKPLLAELRRRVAEELDYALEAESQHVHAEEFTGDPDIEVPDVVHQADQVLVTEWMDGIPLSEVISGGSQEMRDRAGQLLAYFLFAGPARTGLLHADPHPGNFRLLTDDGPASGWRLGVLDFGTVDRLPEGLPLPIGTALRLALAGDAEEVYAMLREEGFVKPTINLDADAVLDYLQPIIEPAGRADFTFERAWMRAQAARIADPRSPAHQLGKQLNLPPSYLLIHRVTLSTIGVLCQLGATVRLREELLEWLPGFAAGDAEESA from the coding sequence ATGTCTGATCTTCCGCGCAAGGCGGTGACCCGCACCGCGAAGCTGGCGGCGCTCCCCCTGGGGTTCGCCGGGCGGGCCACTCTGGGGCTCGGCAAACGCCTGGGCGGGAGGCCCGCGGACGAGGTCGCCACCGAGTTGCAGGAGCGCACCGCGGATCAGCTCTTCAAGGTGCTGGGAGAGCTGAAGGGCGGGGCCATGAAGTTCGGGCAGGCCCTGTCGGTCTTCGAGGCCGCCCTCCCGGAGGATGTGGCGAGTCCGTACCGGGCGGCGCTCACCAAGTTGCAGGAGGCGGCGCCGCCGCTGCCGGCCCGCTCGGTGCACCGGGTGCTGGCGGAGCGGCTGGGCAAGGACTGGCGTTCGCTCTTCACCGAGTTCGAGGACGCCCCGGCCGCCGCCGCCTCGATCGGGCAGGTGCACCGGGCGGTGTGGAAGGACGGCCGCCAGGTGGCGGTGAAGGTCCAGTACCCGGGGGCCGGGGAAGCGCTGCTGTCGGATCTGGCGCAGCTGGGCCGGGTGGCGCGTCTCTTCGGCCCGCTGATCCCGGGCATGGATGTGAAGCCGCTGCTGGCGGAGTTGCGCCGGCGGGTGGCGGAGGAGCTGGACTACGCCCTGGAGGCGGAGTCCCAGCACGTCCACGCCGAGGAGTTCACCGGGGACCCCGACATCGAGGTGCCGGACGTGGTGCACCAGGCCGATCAGGTGCTGGTCACCGAGTGGATGGACGGGATCCCGCTCTCCGAGGTGATCTCCGGCGGCAGCCAGGAGATGCGGGACCGGGCCGGGCAGTTGCTGGCATACTTCCTCTTCGCGGGGCCCGCCCGCACCGGGCTGCTGCACGCGGATCCGCACCCGGGCAACTTCCGGCTGCTGACCGACGACGGCCCGGCGTCGGGGTGGCGGCTGGGGGTGCTGGACTTCGGCACGGTGGACCGGCTGCCGGAGGGCCTGCCGCTGCCGATCGGCACGGCGCTGCGGCTGGCGCTGGCGGGGGACGCCGAGGAGGTGTACGCGATGCTCCGCGAGGAGGGCTTCGTCAAGCCGACGATCAATCTGGACGCCGACGCGGTGCTGGACTATCTGCAGCCGATCATCGAACCGGCCGGCCGGGCCGACTTCACCTTCGAGCGGGCCTGGATGCGGGCGCAGGCGGCACGGATCGCCGATCCGCGGTCGCCGGCACACCAGTTGGGCAAGCAGTTGAACCTGCCGCCGTCGTATCTGCTGATCCACCGCGTGACGCTGAGCACCATCGGGGTGCTCTGTCAGCTGGGCGCGACGGTGCGGCTGCGGGAGGAACTGCTCGAATGGCTGCCCGGTTTCGCGGCGGGGGACGCCGAGGAGTCGGCCTGA
- a CDS encoding AIM24 family protein, whose translation MDQQMIAGYAPTPVAARMENHGSSMLKVAMQTGHDLFARSGSMVAYEGFVQYEPNPPAVRQMASSWLTGESTPLMKCSGDGLLYLADYGADVVCLNLNNESVSVNGTNLLAFDAHLTWGVERVKGLAKFAGQGLFNVGVSGAGWVAITSRGTPIVVDCGSGADETYVDPDALVAWSSGLKMKAKRSIKAGSLIGRGSGEAFQIAFSGQGFVVVQPSEDSTDRLRFRG comes from the coding sequence ATGGACCAGCAGATGATCGCGGGCTACGCACCGACGCCCGTCGCCGCCCGGATGGAGAACCACGGCTCCTCCATGCTCAAGGTGGCCATGCAGACCGGCCACGACCTCTTCGCCCGCAGCGGCTCGATGGTCGCCTACGAGGGCTTCGTGCAGTACGAGCCGAACCCGCCCGCGGTACGGCAGATGGCGTCCTCCTGGCTCACCGGTGAGAGCACCCCGCTGATGAAGTGCAGCGGCGACGGTCTGCTCTACCTCGCCGACTACGGCGCGGATGTGGTCTGCCTCAACCTCAACAACGAGTCGGTGTCGGTCAACGGCACCAATCTCCTCGCCTTCGACGCCCATCTGACCTGGGGCGTCGAGCGGGTCAAGGGCCTGGCGAAGTTCGCCGGACAGGGGCTGTTCAACGTCGGGGTGAGCGGCGCCGGCTGGGTCGCCATCACCTCCCGCGGCACCCCGATCGTGGTCGACTGCGGCTCCGGCGCCGACGAGACCTATGTCGACCCCGACGCCCTGGTCGCCTGGTCGTCGGGGCTGAAGATGAAGGCCAAGCGGAGCATCAAGGCCGGGTCGCTGATCGGGCGCGGCAGCGGCGAGGCATTCCAGATCGCCTTCTCGGGACAGGGCTTCGTGGTCGTCCAGCCCAGCGAGGACAGCACTGACCGGCTCCGGTTCCGGGGCTGA
- a CDS encoding NUDIX hydrolase: protein MSDLYADAVRVLEGWHAPDEGQEKLRREYLAHLAAHPDGLWKPCKDGHITGSVLVVDPARERVLLTLHAKLRMWLQMGGHCETGDTALSGAALREGAEESGITGLELLVPEPVQLDRHLTPCAWHLDVQYAAVAPQGAVESISDESLDLRWFSYQEVGEVADGSVRGLLERTRALLHA from the coding sequence GTGAGCGACCTGTACGCGGACGCGGTGCGCGTCCTGGAAGGCTGGCATGCGCCCGACGAGGGCCAGGAGAAGCTGCGCCGCGAGTATCTGGCCCACCTGGCCGCCCACCCCGACGGCCTGTGGAAACCGTGCAAGGACGGCCACATCACCGGCAGCGTCCTGGTGGTGGACCCGGCACGGGAGCGCGTACTGCTGACACTTCACGCCAAGCTGCGGATGTGGCTGCAGATGGGCGGGCACTGCGAGACCGGGGACACCGCGCTCTCCGGCGCCGCCCTGCGCGAGGGCGCCGAGGAGTCCGGCATCACCGGCCTGGAACTGCTGGTGCCGGAACCCGTACAGCTCGACCGGCATCTGACGCCGTGCGCCTGGCACCTGGACGTGCAGTACGCGGCGGTGGCGCCGCAGGGCGCGGTGGAGTCGATCAGCGACGAGTCGCTCGACCTGCGCTGGTTCTCCTACCAGGAGGTCGGCGAGGTCGCGGACGGTTCGGTACGGGGGCTGCTGGAGCGCACCCGGGCGCTGCTGCACGCCTGA
- a CDS encoding zinc-dependent metalloprotease, translating into MSDIPFGFGVPPEEPEDGDEGKARKGDGGQGAPGPFGFGDSPFGGPGGGDNPFASMFGSLNPNDLGAAFQQLGQMLSYEGGPVNWDMAKDIARQTVAQGTPDGVKDSSVGRADRSWVEEAVRLADLWLDGATSLPSGANTAVAWSRAEWVEATLPVWKELVDPVAERVAGAMGDVLPEEMQAMTGPLLGMMRSMGGAMFGSQIGQALGTLAGEVVGSTDVGLPLGPAGKAALLPANVAAFGSGLGIPQEEVRLYLALREAAHQRLFAHVPWLRAHLFGAVEGYARGIKVDTARLEEAVGQLDPSQPEALQEALQQGMFQPEDTPAQKAALARLETALALVEGWVDAVVHEAAAPHLPSAGALRETLRRRRATGGPAEQTFATLIGLELRPRRLRDASRLWASLTDARGLEGRDGLWAHPDMLPTASDLDDPDGFVHRESFDFSELDKMLGEAAGGTAGDAAEDTAGDTTGDAERGRKGGAAAPEDTSDGPSDGAPGTPSDSPDSPDQDGDAGK; encoded by the coding sequence GTGAGTGACATCCCATTCGGATTCGGCGTCCCTCCCGAGGAGCCCGAGGACGGGGACGAGGGCAAGGCGCGCAAGGGTGACGGCGGCCAGGGTGCCCCGGGTCCCTTCGGCTTCGGCGACTCCCCCTTCGGCGGCCCCGGCGGCGGGGACAATCCCTTCGCGTCCATGTTCGGCTCCCTGAATCCCAACGATCTCGGTGCCGCCTTCCAGCAGCTCGGCCAGATGCTCTCGTACGAGGGCGGGCCGGTGAACTGGGACATGGCCAAGGACATCGCCCGGCAGACCGTCGCCCAGGGCACCCCGGACGGGGTCAAGGACAGCAGCGTGGGCCGCGCGGACCGGTCGTGGGTCGAGGAGGCGGTGCGGCTGGCCGACCTGTGGCTGGACGGGGCGACCTCCTTGCCGTCGGGCGCCAACACCGCGGTGGCCTGGAGCCGCGCGGAGTGGGTCGAGGCCACCTTGCCGGTGTGGAAGGAACTGGTCGACCCGGTCGCGGAGCGGGTGGCCGGCGCCATGGGTGACGTCCTGCCGGAGGAGATGCAGGCCATGACCGGCCCGCTGCTCGGCATGATGCGCTCCATGGGCGGCGCGATGTTCGGCTCCCAGATCGGCCAGGCGCTCGGCACCCTGGCCGGCGAAGTGGTCGGCTCCACCGATGTGGGGCTGCCGCTCGGCCCGGCAGGCAAGGCCGCGCTGCTGCCGGCGAACGTGGCGGCCTTCGGCTCGGGACTCGGCATCCCGCAGGAGGAGGTGCGGCTGTATCTGGCGCTGCGGGAAGCCGCCCACCAGCGGCTCTTCGCGCATGTGCCGTGGCTGCGGGCACATCTGTTCGGCGCCGTCGAGGGGTACGCGCGGGGGATCAAGGTGGACACCGCGCGCCTTGAGGAGGCGGTGGGCCAGCTCGACCCGTCGCAGCCCGAGGCGTTGCAGGAGGCGCTGCAGCAGGGCATGTTCCAGCCCGAGGACACCCCGGCGCAGAAGGCCGCGCTGGCCCGGCTGGAGACGGCACTCGCGCTGGTCGAGGGCTGGGTCGACGCGGTGGTGCACGAGGCCGCCGCGCCGCACCTGCCGTCGGCGGGCGCGCTGCGCGAGACGCTGCGCCGCCGCCGGGCAACCGGAGGTCCGGCCGAGCAGACCTTCGCCACCCTGATCGGCCTGGAGCTGCGCCCGCGCCGGCTGCGGGACGCCTCCCGGCTGTGGGCGTCGCTCACCGACGCACGCGGCCTCGAAGGGCGTGACGGGCTCTGGGCGCACCCGGACATGCTGCCGACCGCCTCCGACCTGGACGACCCGGACGGCTTCGTGCACCGCGAGTCCTTCGACTTCTCCGAGCTCGACAAGATGCTGGGCGAGGCGGCGGGCGGCACGGCGGGGGACGCGGCGGAGGACACCGCGGGCGACACCACCGGGGACGCGGAGCGCGGGCGCAAGGGCGGTGCCGCGGCTCCCGAGGACACCTCCGACGGCCCGTCCGACGGCGCCCCCGGCACTCCCTCCGACTCTCCCGACTCCCCCGACCAGGACGGCGACGCCGGCAAGTGA
- a CDS encoding SDR family oxidoreductase, which produces MSSPEGHVRPERSTGRAAAGPVVAITGAASGVGLALAQRLVASDQVRKVVAIDERRGDVPGASWRVLDVRDPAIADKLRGVNVVVHLALDLDLESDPKARSAFNVRGTQTVLTAAAAAGVHRVVLCTSAMVYGAQADNDVPLAEDAPLRATSEAGFVDDLLEIERLGRRAPRAHPGLHVTTLRPAVLVGGTDTALTRYFESPRLLVVAGSRPCWQFCHVDDLVSALEYAALEKVEGEMAVGCDGWLEQEEVEELTGIRRMELPAAIAFGAASRLHRLGLTPSPPGDLAYTMHPWVVSGSRLHEAGWRPHWTNEEVLAELLAEVEGRNSVAGRRLGRKDATALGAAGATVAIVGAAAAVRRARKRRGL; this is translated from the coding sequence GTGAGTTCCCCAGAAGGACACGTTCGCCCAGAGCGCAGCACGGGCCGGGCGGCCGCAGGACCGGTGGTCGCGATCACCGGTGCGGCCTCCGGCGTCGGCCTCGCGCTGGCCCAGCGGCTCGTCGCGTCCGACCAGGTCAGAAAGGTCGTGGCGATCGACGAGCGGCGCGGTGACGTGCCCGGGGCGAGCTGGCGGGTGCTCGACGTCCGCGACCCGGCCATCGCCGACAAGCTGCGCGGCGTGAACGTCGTGGTCCACCTCGCGCTCGACCTCGACCTGGAATCCGACCCCAAGGCACGCAGCGCCTTCAACGTCCGCGGCACCCAGACGGTACTGACCGCGGCCGCCGCGGCGGGCGTGCACCGGGTGGTGCTCTGCACCTCGGCGATGGTCTACGGCGCCCAGGCGGACAATGATGTGCCGCTCGCCGAGGACGCCCCGCTGCGGGCCACCTCGGAGGCCGGCTTCGTCGACGACCTGCTGGAGATCGAACGGCTCGGCCGCCGCGCGCCCCGTGCGCACCCCGGTCTCCATGTGACGACGCTGCGGCCTGCGGTCCTGGTCGGCGGCACCGACACCGCGCTGACCCGTTACTTCGAGTCGCCGCGGCTGCTGGTGGTGGCCGGCAGCCGGCCCTGCTGGCAGTTCTGCCATGTCGACGACCTGGTCTCGGCGCTGGAGTACGCGGCGCTGGAGAAGGTCGAGGGCGAGATGGCGGTGGGCTGCGACGGGTGGCTGGAGCAGGAGGAGGTGGAGGAGCTGACCGGGATCCGGCGGATGGAACTCCCGGCCGCCATCGCCTTCGGCGCCGCGTCCCGCCTGCACCGCCTCGGCCTGACGCCGTCGCCGCCCGGCGATCTCGCCTACACCATGCACCCCTGGGTGGTGAGCGGCAGCAGGCTGCACGAAGCGGGCTGGCGGCCCCACTGGACCAACGAGGAAGTGCTGGCAGAACTGCTCGCCGAGGTCGAGGGCCGCAATTCGGTGGCCGGCCGCCGGCTCGGCCGCAAGGACGCCACGGCCCTGGGCGCGGCCGGTGCCACGGTGGCGATCGTCGGCGCCGCGGCGGCGGTCCGCAGGGCCCGCAAACGCCGGGGTCTGTAG
- a CDS encoding TOMM precursor leader peptide-binding protein — MLKSALRRCWRDRESVQFGMDPAHAVVLEPVDGAAAGFLDLLDGTRSAPTLTRDARALGLGPDRVRRLLGLLAEGGVLDDAASHAGLAAAIRHRTPALDRLRPDLAALSVVHPGPGGAAARIRHRRASRVRVHGAGRVGSALAAVLSAAGVGTVDLLDTGRVEPWDTTPCGIPADHIGDRRDAAGRGTVRRAAPEPRASGTIGPARAGGAAGPAGSAGPIGASVTVLAPRDGINAYAPEVAEARHLVAAGVPHLYAGVLEGTGVVGPLVLPGRTGCGECLGLRLAAQDPAWPRMLAQLRSGRQPGVPACDIALATTVAGLAAGHVLAQLDGRVPPSAGARVELSLGRLSSRLRALPPDVRCGCGAAEGHNGHVTDGK, encoded by the coding sequence ATGCTGAAAAGCGCACTGCGGCGTTGCTGGCGCGACCGGGAAAGCGTCCAGTTCGGAATGGACCCGGCCCACGCGGTGGTGCTCGAACCGGTCGACGGGGCCGCGGCCGGCTTCCTGGACCTGCTCGACGGCACCCGCAGCGCCCCCACCCTCACCCGCGACGCCCGCGCCCTCGGGCTCGGCCCGGACCGGGTGCGGCGGCTGCTGGGACTGCTCGCGGAGGGCGGGGTGCTGGACGACGCGGCCAGCCACGCCGGCCTCGCCGCGGCCATACGGCACCGCACCCCGGCGCTCGACCGGCTCCGCCCGGACCTCGCCGCCCTCTCCGTCGTCCACCCCGGCCCCGGCGGCGCGGCCGCCCGGATACGGCACCGCAGGGCCTCCCGGGTGCGCGTGCACGGCGCGGGACGGGTCGGGTCCGCGCTCGCCGCCGTCCTGTCGGCGGCCGGCGTGGGCACTGTCGACCTGCTCGACACCGGGCGCGTCGAGCCCTGGGACACCACCCCCTGCGGCATCCCGGCCGACCACATCGGCGACCGCCGGGACGCCGCGGGCCGGGGCACGGTGCGGCGCGCGGCCCCGGAGCCCAGGGCGTCCGGGACCATCGGACCCGCCCGGGCCGGCGGAGCAGCCGGACCGGCCGGATCAGCCGGACCCATCGGGGCGAGCGTCACCGTCCTGGCGCCGCGGGACGGCATCAACGCCTATGCCCCCGAGGTGGCCGAGGCCCGGCACCTGGTGGCGGCGGGGGTGCCGCACCTCTATGCCGGGGTGCTGGAGGGGACGGGAGTGGTCGGCCCGCTGGTGCTGCCGGGCCGCACCGGGTGCGGGGAGTGCCTGGGGCTGCGGCTGGCGGCGCAGGACCCGGCGTGGCCGCGGATGCTGGCGCAGCTCAGATCCGGGCGGCAGCCGGGGGTGCCGGCCTGCGACATCGCCCTGGCCACCACGGTCGCCGGGCTCGCGGCCGGCCATGTCCTGGCGCAGCTGGACGGGCGGGTCCCGCCGAGCGCCGGGGCACGGGTGGAGCTCTCCCTCGGCCGGCTCTCGTCCCGGCTGCGGGCGCTTCCGCCGGACGTGCGCTGCGGGTGCGGAGCCGCGGAGGGGCACAATGGCCATGTGACCGATGGGAAATGA
- a CDS encoding molybdenum cofactor biosynthesis protein MoaE: MAATHETGDHGTGGHGGHGGGDGHGGQDDPIRLLAIRDTPLSVDEVFAAVGDDAAGGTTLFVGTVRDHDGRQDAAVTALAYSAHPTAEAELRRVAEKVAADFPVRALAAVHRVGDLRVGDIAVVVAVSCPHRGEAFAASRRLIDDLKSEVPIWKHQTFTDGAEEWVGA; encoded by the coding sequence ATGGCAGCGACGCACGAGACCGGCGACCACGGCACCGGCGGACACGGCGGACACGGCGGAGGCGATGGACACGGCGGCCAGGACGACCCGATCCGGCTGCTGGCGATCCGGGACACCCCGCTGTCGGTGGACGAGGTCTTCGCCGCGGTCGGCGACGACGCGGCAGGCGGCACCACGCTCTTCGTAGGGACGGTACGCGACCACGACGGGCGCCAGGACGCGGCCGTCACCGCTCTGGCCTACTCCGCCCACCCCACCGCGGAGGCGGAGCTGCGCCGGGTCGCAGAGAAGGTCGCCGCGGACTTCCCGGTACGCGCGCTGGCCGCCGTGCACCGGGTCGGCGACCTGCGGGTGGGCGACATCGCGGTGGTCGTGGCGGTGTCCTGCCCGCACCGGGGCGAGGCGTTCGCGGCGAGCCGCCGGCTGATCGACGACCTCAAGAGTGAGGTGCCGATCTGGAAGCACCAGACGTTCACGGACGGCGCCGAGGAGTGGGTGGGCGCCTGA
- a CDS encoding TerD family protein, with translation MAREFQRGHKAKISDLTAGTDLYVGVQITGPGLGFDISCFGLDAQEKLSDDRYFIFFNQPKSPEESIQLLGPQSGDTESFRVTLDRIPAAVQKLSFTATIDGAGQMSQIGPGYLRIVAGGQEVARYAFSGAEFTTERAVMLADIYLKDVWRFAAVGQGFDGGLAALLQNFGGEVAEEEPAAPQQQGAPGFAPPPGGPAAPQPAPGFAPPPGGPAAPQPAPSFGAPTPPPAPAPAFGGGAGPNIHHAPTMVAPMGAPPFGQVPPPAAPPGAGQAPPPFPGQPGPPGPPGPPPAMSNPFQPQQGFGQPPGGAPAPGHAQPAALPTQGAGLAVAMQKYKELPTGQRWTQQNPKMMRADLSQAGGQPVLARQGAMILYQGKVDFSYKGAGFKGRVVGNMTGQEMQLMRCTGPGQVFFADNAAYLHPLELQGDAICVSAENVLAFDESLQHEVRRIEGHGIPGGALFTMQFQGTGTVIVKTHGTPVVLPVTPTTYADSNAIVAWSSAAQVIVSSQVRLRRTAYPGHSGETVNLQFRGAPGNFIVVQPYEV, from the coding sequence ATGGCCAGGGAATTCCAGCGTGGCCACAAGGCCAAGATCAGCGATCTCACAGCAGGCACGGATCTTTATGTCGGTGTGCAGATCACCGGCCCCGGCCTCGGCTTCGACATCAGCTGCTTCGGGCTCGACGCCCAGGAAAAGCTCTCCGACGACCGGTACTTCATCTTCTTCAACCAGCCGAAGTCGCCCGAGGAGTCCATTCAGCTGCTCGGGCCGCAGTCCGGTGACACCGAGTCCTTCCGGGTCACCCTCGACCGCATTCCGGCGGCGGTGCAGAAGCTCTCCTTCACCGCGACCATCGACGGCGCCGGCCAGATGTCGCAGATCGGGCCCGGCTACCTGCGGATCGTCGCGGGCGGCCAGGAGGTCGCCCGGTACGCCTTCAGCGGCGCCGAGTTCACCACCGAGCGCGCGGTGATGCTGGCCGACATCTACCTCAAGGACGTGTGGCGGTTCGCCGCCGTCGGCCAGGGCTTCGACGGCGGACTCGCCGCGCTGCTGCAGAACTTCGGCGGCGAGGTCGCGGAGGAGGAGCCCGCGGCCCCGCAGCAGCAGGGCGCCCCCGGCTTCGCGCCCCCGCCCGGCGGCCCCGCGGCCCCGCAGCCGGCGCCCGGTTTCGCACCCCCGCCCGGCGGCCCGGCCGCCCCGCAGCCCGCCCCCTCCTTCGGCGCCCCGACGCCGCCGCCGGCCCCGGCTCCCGCGTTCGGCGGTGGCGCGGGCCCCAACATCCACCACGCCCCGACGATGGTCGCCCCGATGGGCGCCCCGCCGTTCGGCCAGGTCCCGCCGCCTGCCGCGCCCCCAGGCGCCGGCCAGGCTCCGCCGCCGTTCCCTGGCCAGCCGGGACCGCCCGGGCCCCCCGGACCGCCACCGGCCATGAGCAACCCGTTCCAGCCGCAGCAGGGCTTCGGCCAGCCGCCGGGGGGTGCCCCCGCACCCGGTCACGCGCAGCCGGCCGCCCTGCCCACCCAGGGCGCCGGCCTGGCCGTGGCCATGCAGAAGTACAAGGAACTGCCCACCGGCCAGCGGTGGACCCAGCAGAACCCGAAGATGATGCGCGCCGACCTCAGCCAGGCCGGCGGTCAGCCGGTCCTCGCCCGCCAGGGCGCGATGATCCTCTACCAGGGCAAGGTCGACTTCAGCTACAAGGGCGCCGGTTTCAAGGGCCGCGTCGTCGGCAACATGACCGGCCAGGAGATGCAGCTGATGCGCTGCACCGGCCCCGGCCAGGTCTTCTTCGCCGACAACGCCGCCTATCTGCACCCCCTGGAGCTGCAGGGCGACGCCATCTGCGTCTCCGCCGAGAATGTGCTCGCCTTCGACGAGAGCCTCCAGCACGAGGTGCGCCGGATCGAGGGCCACGGCATCCCCGGCGGCGCCCTGTTCACCATGCAGTTCCAGGGCACCGGCACGGTCATCGTCAAGACCCACGGCACCCCCGTGGTGCTCCCGGTCACCCCCACCACCTACGCCGACAGCAACGCCATCGTGGCCTGGTCGTCGGCCGCGCAGGTGATCGTCTCCAGCCAGGTGCGGCTGCGCCGGACCGCGTACCCCGGGCACAGCGGCGAGACCGTGAACCTGCAGTTCCGCGGCGCCCCCGGCAACTTCATCGTCGTCCAGCCCTACGAGGTGTGA
- a CDS encoding AIM24 family protein has translation MQSPLFAYTEVQNEDHYSLQNSYLLRVRIDGNTDCLARKGSMVAYQGMIEFDGEYQPQHLRRARRATGEGLDLMRCSGQGTVYLANLAQQIHILDVDHDGLTVDSAYVLALDSGLHWDVIAVDSQFGLSGTGQYNLNISGGGKVALMTSGKPLMLPVTPDKYVSCDADAVVAWSSSLRVQMQAQTSSSSVFRRRGNTGEGWELNFVGQGYVLVQPSELMPPQNVSLGGLRAQYGMGPQGSHGQNPGNIWSNR, from the coding sequence ATGCAGAGCCCGCTTTTCGCCTACACCGAGGTCCAGAACGAGGACCACTACAGCCTGCAGAACTCGTATCTGCTCCGGGTCCGTATCGACGGCAACACCGACTGCCTGGCCCGCAAGGGCTCGATGGTCGCCTACCAGGGCATGATCGAGTTCGACGGCGAGTACCAGCCGCAGCATCTGCGCCGCGCCCGCCGGGCCACCGGTGAGGGCCTGGACCTGATGCGCTGCTCCGGGCAGGGCACCGTCTACCTCGCCAACCTCGCCCAGCAGATCCACATCCTGGACGTCGACCACGACGGACTGACCGTGGACAGCGCCTACGTCCTCGCGCTCGACTCCGGGCTGCACTGGGACGTCATCGCGGTGGACAGCCAGTTCGGCCTCTCCGGCACCGGTCAGTACAACCTCAACATCTCCGGCGGCGGCAAGGTCGCGCTGATGACCTCCGGCAAGCCGCTGATGCTGCCGGTGACCCCGGACAAGTACGTCTCCTGTGACGCGGACGCGGTCGTCGCCTGGTCGAGCAGCCTGCGGGTCCAGATGCAGGCGCAGACCAGCTCCTCCTCCGTCTTCCGCCGCCGCGGCAACACCGGTGAGGGCTGGGAGCTGAACTTCGTCGGCCAGGGTTACGTCCTGGTGCAGCCCAGCGAGCTGATGCCGCCGCAGAACGTGTCGCTGGGCGGCCTGCGCGCGCAGTACGGCATGGGTCCGCAGGGCTCCCACGGCCAGAACCCGGGCAACATCTGGTCCAACCGCTGA